ttaaacacacatgcatgtgcattcagtacagtgcctataaaaagtattcacccccttGGATTTCCTTTTATTGCTTTAGCAAATGGAATCTTTGCTAATTTAATTGCCTTTTTACAATAACTTACAAAAATtccctctttaatgtcaaagtgaaaggaAATTAAGGATTAAGTAATGTTAATTAGTTAAAAATACATAATGTAAAGTAAGCGATTGCATAAATTGCATAGAAAATGCAACAGCGGTCTAGCCATTTGGTGCTAATAGTCTCACAATTTTTGAAATGGAGATTGCCTGAGTGCAGTGaatgtgtatagtatagtaatatAAAGACACCTGCGTCTGGAAGGTCCAGTCACTGGTCAATTAGTATTCCTGGCTATAATTCcaaacactccaaacaactcAAAGAAAAGGTTATTGACAAGCGTAAGTGAGGTGAAGTGAATGAATACAAAACAATTTCCAAGTCACTGAACATCCCCTGGAGTTGAAATCCATCATGAAATCCAGTGAAATCCATCATTAAGGAATGTAAAGAATATGGCAAATGTGCAAATCTGCCTAGAGCAGGCCGTCACCACAAACTGAGTTACAAACTCCAAGAAAATTCTGATATCGATTTGCCTTTCAATCATTAAGGCACATGCCCTCATCTTGTTGAATTATATGGTTATTGATGTTGGCCTATCCTATCAAACATAATTGggcaagatttttttaatttatttttttttatttatatttttcccAACATTTATCACCCAGAGGGTATACAAACAAGCCGAAGCACAAAGACACAAATTGGGCAAGATTGATACATTTTGTTGCCCTGTTTGACTGTAATGGGTCCTGCTCGCCGAGCACCATTCTCTGGAAAAACAGACCAATCACAAAACCTAGAAATAAGCTCCAGTTAGATTTTTGGAATTACTTACTGAACTACACCACAGAGATAAAACAGCACATAGCCCAACTGTATAGTTTAAAGTGACGTTTTACATTCATCATCAGTGACATTGGAGGGTTTAGATTATGTAAGGTCCGGTGGGTGAACACGTTTCTGGTCCAGACGGCCTGGAGAGTCATCACCAGGCCTCCATCACCACGTGGGTCACCAGGCCTCCATCACCACGTGGGTCCCCAGGCCTCCATCACCACGTGGGTCCCCAGGCCTCCATCACCACGGGAGTTGCTGCCATGATCTGGTGTGGGGGCTTGCTCCTCAATGGCCGcagagtggttgtgtgtgtgtgtgtgtcggtgtcggtgggtgtgtgtggtcccCAAAGGCATAAAgtccacacaccacatattgcTGCTGGTGTGTAATGGTTGTGGTCCCAGACATGAACCGCCGCCCTTAGAACCTTGTCTATGGTGGGCGTGGCCAATTGGTCACCGAGCGAGTCGTTAGTGCGACACATTAAATTTCACAAGATATTCTCACTAAGTTGGTTTTATATCATCATTTTTGTAGTCGCAGAGAAAatgtaaaatgattgaaaattGCCATCCAAACTCATCTTATATAGCATTTCCTTGGTGACATGGACTGTAGTAGCGTTTACGTCATTTGCTGTGTTTTTTGAAATGGTTGTATACTGTtagaaagtaggcctataatatgtagtaggcctatagcctgtatgtagtgaaatgcaTAGTTGGCTGACTCCACTGATTTTGCATTAACACaatgaacaaataaacaaaacaataacatagAATGCAAGAAATACAAAAGATACAAGATAATTGTAGCAATGTGACATTTAGGTTTTCACAATGTCATGTAAATATGGCTAATTAATGAATTCATTGATCGTTATATAAAAGTGCTCTCTGTCTTGAAATTGATAACTTGGCTTGGGCTTTTCAAGGaaacagtagcctaaatataggCCTATCTGCATAGGCTACGATCTACAATCTGCATACAGATGAAAGGTGATATTTAGGTTTTAGGTTAATCAGTGTGACAAATGTCTCTTTCAACAGTTTGCAGTGAATAAGCGGGGCCTCAAAACATGTTTTGAGGTTTTGCTCACGAGCATTCTGTCCTTCAACAATTAAAGACATTTCTATCTTTAGACTGCATGACTTTCATCTGGTTTGACCTTCTGTGAGTTTGAGCTGCCTTGAGGATATtttcacacacgtacacacacacgcacacacacacacacacacatacacacacactcacatgggaCATGCATAGGaacatacacaatcacaaatTTGTGAGCAAATCTTTATGCAAACACaagcataaataaataagatacatgcgtggggggggggggggggttcaaatATCATgtgcacttacatacacacacacacacacacacacacacattgacaagaGGACTTCCTGAACTGAACCCTTATGAACTGTGTTTATATTTTACAATGTTTTGTCTATTCTGGTGAATCTGTATGTGTTTTTATAATGACTGTTTGTGTTtcctttacgtgtgtgtgtgtgtgtgtgtgtgtgtgtgtgtgtgtgtgtgtgtgtgtgtgtgtgtgtgtgtgtgtgtgcgtgtgcgcgggtgtgtgcgggtgtgtccTGTCTGTATTGCTCTTCAGGAGAGGGAGTTTCTGGAGATATTAATATACaagagctggaggagagagCCAGAGCAGGAGATGCTAAGGCACAGACTGAGgttagcacgcacacacacacactcacacacacgcacacacacgcacacacacacacacactcacacacacacacacacacacacacacacaagcacacatgcacgcacatacaattaagaacaaaattatttatACCCATTCTTTTCTcgaagtaaacggtaacactaaaacaagaggctacgTTAAGATTCTGGAGAATAAGATGAGGCAGTGTgccaagagacctgccccaataggggGCATTTGACCATTaaacacaatgatccaaaacatacagctaaacaaggcaagaaatggttaacagagaacaatattaacattttagagtggcccagccatagtccagacctcaatccgtcaaaaaagtgagcacgaggccagagtgatggcaaagaatcgttcttgcctcaaaacccagattgctgttaaaaaggtgcagtttagaatcattgtggagacatgaagaggcttggtaggtactatatgaaccattttgagagctgtggtggtttccagtgattgtttaaaaggggtatgaataattttggacacggcatttttcataaaaatgtaaataaaaaagataaaaacgcctctttttttgattccatgtttctaccacattgtcttacaaccttttggtatctagcagtgtcattttcagtcagaacaaacatattagtCAATAGAAAATTGAACAACAttgaatcaatatttgccaggggaatgaataattttgttcctaAGTATACGCACaggcccacacacgcacacacgcacacatttatATGTTGTCTGTACATCTGTTCTTATAGACGCACATAGACAATCACATTcatcacactcttacacactacacacacacaccacacacaaatgcatgcacatgaAACGTGATCAGGGCATTTCTCTGACCTTAacagatttgtttgtttgccgTGTTTATCTGCCATGCCTTGGTCAGGCATGATGCCATCTGTGTTGGTTCTTGTGCCGGGCACGTGAGGAAGTGTGTGATATAATTTCtaaattaggtgtgtgtgtgtgtgtgtgtgtgtgtgtgtgtgtgtgtgtgtttacagagcTTAATTCCCCAACTGGTATATCtctgaggaaagagagagagccagggaAAGTTGAGCTTAGTTTCCTGAAGTGAAGACAGAAATGTCATGGAGGACATCTAACAAAGTCTGTTTGGGTGGAATGTATGGAATATACAGTTTATTCAGTCTGTCCAggacccccctacacacacacacaagcacacacacacacacacacacacacacagacacaggcacacacacacacacacacacacacacacacacacacacacacacggatgagGTTCCAGTCCAGGTAGGTAGTAGAGTTCAGTACAGTAAAAGAGATGAACAGGAAGGGTAGAGCCATGACACTACTGGTGCTACTGGatgccctggtaagaaaccagaagttgtacagggaatgtagtttgttatattatatactttaattactctttctgctgttaaagaatgtgtttgtgttgtatgtatgctgctgctgagaccttgaatttcccctggggatcaataaagtatctatctatctatctatctatcttcactTGAGTGCAGGAACCCTTATCAGCCAGCAGGCGGAGCTGTAAGCCCGCTTAATCCACTTGTCGTCTGCCAGTCAGCCTTAGGCCATGTAGAGCTTTGGGCCTCTgctaaacaccacacacacacacacacacacacacacacacacaagcatgcataaCGTTGCATGTCTTGTGTGTACCATTGCTTCTGTGTGTTCCTGCTTGGCTTCTCCAAAGCACAACAGACCTCAGGTCTCAAGTCTCATGGAGCTAGTCAGGTACTCCTCATACTAGTCAGTAGTCCTCCCATCAGCCTGTACTGGAGTCATTGATCACCTTGATTTTGTGAGTCTTATATGCCCCTATCTTTGATAAACTGCTCAGTAATTGGCTGAGTCATGTGACTTGGCAGATGGGGAGATACTACCTGCGATTGGCCgagcaggaggaggacgaggtgAACAGCGTCACCGCGGTGTCGTGGCTTCTGCAGGCGGTGAAAAATGGGCGAAGAGATGCGGTGAAGCTCCTGCAGCGATGTCTCAACGAGGGGaagggtgagacacacacacacacacactcacacaggtacGCATGTAGACGAGAGAAGTGAGAAGTTCAATTCAGTAATTTTATGAATTATTATGGAAGCATGAACATGCATTGTGTTGACTGAGAATGTACTGTAATCAGAGGTGCTGGCTGGTTAATTGCCATGACAACATGACATCATTCTAAAGGGCAGTTCACATACCAGGAATGATGAGTACTGCTCTAGTTAGTAGGaatgataactataactatGAGTACCGCTCTAGTTAATACAGTAGGAATGACATGGTCCACACTGCATACAATAACGACCTGAATTATTGTTGGGTATCACTTTCAAAGCGATTTTAAGAACAATAAAAAGGTGACAGCTGATCAGAATCCAATCTCGTCCATCAGTATGAGGGGAGACCTTCCTTATTGTCAGTCAGTGTGGATGCTCATATCATTATGGTTACAGTTGGCTTTATACTTTAAATATGGTTCCTGGTGTGTGTGGCCCTTAAAGCAGAGAGGAAAAGGGCTTTTGACTCAGGCCTGGGTGATAAGTAGTTTTCCACTAGGGTGAGAAGTGGTGTAGTTTGGCCAAACTGCATCCATTTTTAAAGGGTGAGTCTGTAATTACCAGCTAACATGaccatacacattcacacctcCAGATGTAGGGCACGGCCGAGGACTAATGAACATGTCCAGTCAGGTTGCTGTACTCTCATAtgcaacatgcacacatacacacacgcacacacaaatcatgCTGACCATCATGTGCAGGTATTCTCAAAcgtgtgtctcacacacacacagtttctctctctctctctctctctctctctcacacacactctcacacactttcacacactctctctctctcacacacacacacacacacacacacactcactgatctCCGGTGTATTGTCCACTACCCAGTGTCAGGTCAAATAACCTGTAACTTCAAGAGGAATCTCTTCAGCTAACAATGAATATTTAAAAGAGGTCAAATggtactcacacaaacatacaggtcagttggcactcacacacacacacacacacacacacacacacacacctgggcctGTGTTGTGTGCAGGTGAGTGATGATGCAGACTGTGTTGTGGCCCGTCGGCCCTGGACAGGCGGCCCATGTGACCCATGTCCATCTCTGTGCCTGAGGGAGGAAAGATTGCTTCCTACACTTCACATGTgccccttcctctccttctctgtccacctctgtgtgtgtgtgttgtgtgtggtgcgtgtgtgtgtgtgtgtgtgtgtgtgtgtgcgtgtgtgtgtggtgtgtgtgtaggcatcaCTGCTGAGAACAGGGAGGAGGTGCGCAGTCTTGCTCTGGAGTCTCGCTTTGAGAGGAGTGTGAGGAAGGCGGCTCTGCTCATGTACTGGAAACTCAACCCAGAGCGGAAGAGCAACATCACCGCCACCGAGCTACTGGACAATGCTGACCACATTAACACTGagacaggtatacacacacacacacagacacacagacacaccacaccacacaccacacagcatcaCTGTTACTGGAGAATGCTGTGCACATCATCACCGAGACAggcactcctacacacacacacacatacacgcacatgcacacgcacacacacaccatacacacacacagcatcagcaCCAGACAGGAACACATGTCCCACACTCACTCAGAGACTCAACTCAAAAAGGAGGAATGAAAGTCTTGCCTCTAAGCTACCAGAGAATGATACACACTGCATTGAaacatgtacactcacacacacacacacacacacacagccagtgtAGGTATGTTAATTTAAacgtgtacactcacacacacacacacacacacacagccagtgtAGGTATGTTAATGTAaacatgtacactcacacacacacactcaaagccaGTGTTGATATGTTAATGtaaacgtgtacacacacacacacacagccagtgtAGATATGTTAATGtaaacatatatgcacacacacacacacacacacacacacagccagtgtAGGTATGTTAATGTAAACGtgtgaacacacagagacacacagccaGTGTAGGTATGTTAATGTattcatgtacacatacacacacccagtgTAGACATgttaatgtaaatgtgtgtacacacacacacagccagtacGGGTGTTTTGATGTAATGTCTCTCTTTGCCTCTAGATGGCCCTGCTCCCCAGGGGCCTCCCTCCACTTCCGCTCTACGACAGAAGAAAGTGCTAGAAGGCCTCATCTCcactgaatgtgagtgtgtgtgtgtgtgcatgtgtgtgtgggtgtgtgtggtggtttacTGGAGCACAGACTAGATGGGATTCCCACAGGGTAAAAAGTATGGAAATGAAATTGGATGCATTAGTGTGATGCCGATAAATGCGTATGTGTGGTCATCAGGAATGCGGCTGATATCAATAAATTATTCATGCCCACCCACCAAATGGACTCAGATTTgtattgctctgtgtgtgtgtgtgtgtttgtgtgtcgacACTTGCTGTGATAATAATAGGAAATGACGTTGATAATAAATTGCAAATAGATGGTTTAAATTGGTCCGAGTGACGTTATTGTTATTGGTAATAATGTCTGCCTTCAGTCCTAACTTCTGTtcccaaaacaacacacacacacacacacacacacacacacacacaccttcagtccTGACTTCTGTTcccagaacaacacacacaacacacacacacacacacacacacacacacaccttcagtccTGACTTCTGTtcccaaaacaacacacacacacacacacaccttcagtccTGACTTCTGTTcccagaacaacacacacacacacacacacaaacacacacacacagacacacacacacacaccttcagtccTGACTTCTGTTcccagaaaaacacacaggcagTGAGATTAATGGCAAGTCAGCTCTGTCTGAACAAATGCACCAAACAAATGACTTTTAAAGTTGAGAATTTAGTTCAAAGTTGTTTGAAATAGAGCAATACAAATGTATCTTTATTATCATGTGTTCATTTGAAATCTGGTAATTTGAGTAAATCActttgtttgtgcttgtgtgtgtgtgtgtgtgtgtgtgtgtgtgtgtgtgtgcgcgtgcgtgcctttctctgtgtgtgtgtgtctgtatttgggaacgtgtgtgtttgtgcttgtgtatgtgtgtgtgtgtgtgtgtgtgcgtgttcatgtgtagctggtcagtgtgtgcgtgtggaggaCTTTGTAGAGAACACTAAGCGCTACGCACTGGGCGTCGCCCCCTCACCAGCCTTAGACGGTGCCACAGGAGTGGACGACGATGATGACGAAGAGCCGGTGAAGAACCCAGACGAGCTGCCCCTGCACCAGaaggtactcacacacacacacacacacacacacacacacacacacacacacacacacacacacacacacacacacacaacacacacacacacacaacacacacagacagaaatgcTCATGCtctgtctgctgtctgtgtctctatgcatcatgcttctctctctctcacacacacacacacacttttttttacatGCACACTGCCTCCCTCACgcacaacataaacacacatacaaataccaATTGCCCACAATTAAGTTAATCGGAACTACATGGTGTGTGAACAACATGGACACACATTTgccttacatacacacagaaacacaccctCCCTACTTACACCCTCCcccttcttcacacacacacacacacacacacacacacacatacacaattatCACTTACTCATTTACTCCGAGTTCTTACACtatacacactttctcacacacttctctctcacacacacatacacacacacctacactcatCACCTCTGTAGAGTCAATTCCGCTCTCTCactatctcctcctccttccccactctctcttcctcaaaactattctttctctcttttgcacTTCATGCTTTTCTCACGCATTCTGACAGCATGGAACTGGGGACTATTGAGTTCCTCTGACCGCAGTTCCTATAACTATTTAATAGATTGCAGATGCCTCGTCAAGGAGTCTTGAGTATGTCAGCAAAAATAAAAGTTACCAAACAAAGtattaaaacaaatacattttatgtTGGCCTGTATGtaacctccttctctcctcctctcctttcatctccaaaattattcttatttattttgtaGTATTTAAATACCCAATATTGTTTTAATAAAGGTttgttaaagcgatggttcggagtaatttcaccctagggtccttttcaccatgaccccgagccaaacaccctcccagaaccttggtcgagtagcgctgtcagaaactaatgacgttctgcagtcgtgatggaaccaacttttatctcgtaaattaccccactaataatgccctgaatggtacgaaacttctacagtagtacaactatgacctttagtccaataacgaggcattagaaagtttgtaagtgcaccaggagtttatttaaataagacttgcctgattatctgctactataccgctgcttcgacgtttcttccgtgatttgggaaaagcccgtaaaagtcctggcaggaagcatgcataaggatgtagattcaggaatgcactaatattttgttcgtagtccagtttgcaacaattattagttaacactaagttatAAACACTtcgaaaaaaaaatatgaaaaactggatataccaaaaaacaatgatgtaatcgcttcctgccaggacttttacgggcttttcccaaattacggaagaaacgtcgacgttcgtaccattcagggcattattagtggggtaatttatgagataaaagttggttccatcacgactgcagaacgtcattagtttctgacagcgctactcgaccagggttcgaccaagggaaaaaaggttctgggagggtgtttggctcggggtcatggtgcaaaggaccctagggtgaaattactccgaaccatcgctttaagcctctcatttcttctctctctctctccttctctccctccttgttactctctctctcctctccctctctctacctcctttttactctctctctctctctctcttccctcgctCCATCTCAGGTGTTGAAGTTCCCGCTGCATGCGGTGCTGGAGATCAAGGAGGTGCTGATCGAGTGGGCGTCGCGCGCGGGCATGCAGTGGCTCAGCGCGCTCATCCCCACGCACCACGTCAACGCGCTGGTCTTCTTCTTCATCATTTCCAACCTGACGCTGGACTTCTTCCTGCTGGCCGTGCCGCTGGTGGTCTTCTACCTGGCCTTCGCCTCCATGGCCATCTGCACGCTGCGCGTCTTCCAGGACAGCCGCGGCTGGGACAACTTCCGGGCACTCACGGCGCTGCTGGCGCGCTTCGAGCCGGGCCTGGACGTGGAGCAGGCCGAGTCCAACTTCAGCTGGAGCCACCTGGAGCCGCACCTCTACTTCCTGCTCTCCGCCTTCTTCCTGGTGCTGGCCTTCCCGCTGGCCGACGGGGCCTGGGTGCCGTGCGCGGAGCTGGCGGCCGTGGCCATCTTCTTCACGGTCAGCAGCTACTTGAGCCTGCAGCCCGTCGCGCAGCCCCCCGCCCGCCACGCGCTGCTGACCCAAGCCGCCATCGCCCTGTGCACGCTGACCGACAAGCAGCTGGGCGGTTGGCTGGGGAGGCTGGTGGGCGGGGCCTGGTTGAGTGTGCCGCTGGGCGATTGGGCGACGCTGAACCTGGGCGTGCCCTGCCTGCTGTACGGGTACCTTCTGAGTGTGTGCGGCCGCATGGTCTCCCTGCGCGGGTTCCGCGGGTTCTACTGCGTCCTGCTGCCCTACCTGCTCTGCTTCGTGTGGGCCGAGCTGGCCGGCACCCTTCTGGAACATTCCTCGCCCATTGGCCTGATGCGCACCTGCGTGGGCTACCTGCTCTTCGTCTTCGCGCTGCCCGTGCTGGCCCTCGGCATAGTGGCGGCCGCCGCCGTGCAGCTGGCCCAGTGGTTCCTGTCGCTGGACGTGGCCAAGATGTGCGTGACGGTGTGCGTGCTCGCCTGCCCCGTGCTGCTGCGCTGGTGGACGCGCTTCAGCATGTCGCCGCTGGCCGTGCTGCGGTCACTGCGGCGCAGCAGCCTGGTCAAGCTCATCCTGGTGTGGATCAGCGCGCTGGTGCTCTTCTGCTGGCTCTATGTGTTCCGCAGCGAGGGCATGAAGGTCTACAACTCCACGCTCAGCTGGCAGCAGTACGGCGAGATCTGCGGACCCAGGTCAGAGCCACGCTTAATGATTCATACCAGTTCACTATTAGAATGCAAATAAGTACAGCAGGCTTAGATTGAATCAAGTGATACTTGTTATTTGAATCTCAAATATCAATAGCCTTTCTGCTGAAGTGTGGACTGCAACTTTCAGTTTTGTTAGTGCTGTTAAGTGTGTTCAGCCTTTAATCTGttttaatctgtgtgtgtgtgtgtgtgtgtgcctgcgtgcatgtgtgcgtgtctgtgtgtgtgtgcgagtgtgcgtgtgtatgcatgtgtgcgcgtgtgtgtgtgtgtgtgtgtgtgtgtgtgtgtgtgcgtgcgtgtgtgcgatcgtgcgtctctgtgtgtgtgtgtgtgtgtatgtatgtgtgtgtatgttatcaGGGCGTGGCGTGACAGCAGCATGGCCCAGACGCAGGTCCTGTGCAGCCACCTGGAGGGCCACCGGGTCACCTGGACCGGCCGCTTCCGCTACGTGCGCGTCACCGACCTGGAGAACGGCGCCCAGGCACTGGTCAACATGCTCCCGGGCCCCGTGGCTGACTGGCTGCGCTGTTTCTACGGCGACGAGTACCCGCCGTGCGAGGAGCCGGCGCCCCCGCGCCCCGTCCCGGCTGACTCGCCGCCGCCCGACCCGCTGTGCCGCATCAAGCCCCTCGCCAAGCACCCCTGCCACCTCAAGCGCTACGACCGCCTCAAGATGGAGGTGACCGTGGGGATGCCGCGCGGAGGCGGAGAGGGCAGCAGTAACGGCGGTGCGGGCAGCGAGGACGACGCCACCAAGGACATCGTGTTGCGGGCGAGCGACGAGTTCCGCGCGGTCCTGCTGGCGCTGCGCTCGGGCAGCCTGCTGGAGTTCAGCACGGTGCTGGAGGGCCGGCTGGGCAGCAAGTGGCCGGTGTTCGAGCTGAAGGCGCTGCGCTGCCTCAACTGCGACGGCGTGGCCCACC
The Alosa sapidissima isolate fAloSap1 chromosome 14, fAloSap1.pri, whole genome shotgun sequence DNA segment above includes these coding regions:
- the wfs1b gene encoding wolframin, giving the protein MDSPLRGAPPTPPQSPAHFDIGLSRAPHSPSQQSRRSQLNAASGVSMATGTDTPSSSSPQPSPQHTTGEGVSGDINIQELEERARAGDAKAQTEMGRYYLRLAEQEEDEVNSVTAVSWLLQAVKNGRRDAVKLLQRCLNEGKGITAENREEVRSLALESRFERSVRKAALLMYWKLNPERKSNITATELLDNADHINTETDGPAPQGPPSTSALRQKKVLEGLISTESGQCVRVEDFVENTKRYALGVAPSPALDGATGVDDDDDEEPVKNPDELPLHQKVLKFPLHAVLEIKEVLIEWASRAGMQWLSALIPTHHVNALVFFFIISNLTLDFFLLAVPLVVFYLAFASMAICTLRVFQDSRGWDNFRALTALLARFEPGLDVEQAESNFSWSHLEPHLYFLLSAFFLVLAFPLADGAWVPCAELAAVAIFFTVSSYLSLQPVAQPPARHALLTQAAIALCTLTDKQLGGWLGRLVGGAWLSVPLGDWATLNLGVPCLLYGYLLSVCGRMVSLRGFRGFYCVLLPYLLCFVWAELAGTLLEHSSPIGLMRTCVGYLLFVFALPVLALGIVAAAAVQLAQWFLSLDVAKMCVTVCVLACPVLLRWWTRFSMSPLAVLRSLRRSSLVKLILVWISALVLFCWLYVFRSEGMKVYNSTLSWQQYGEICGPRAWRDSSMAQTQVLCSHLEGHRVTWTGRFRYVRVTDLENGAQALVNMLPGPVADWLRCFYGDEYPPCEEPAPPRPVPADSPPPDPLCRIKPLAKHPCHLKRYDRLKMEVTVGMPRGGGEGSSNGGAGSEDDATKDIVLRASDEFRAVLLALRSGSLLEFSTVLEGRLGSKWPVFELKALRCLNCDGVAHPTVPAGRQLKLEQDWRARLRHALAFAFHFLFHPLFSVRADHAEGHSGAVTTELQA